The Caulobacter sp. FWC2 region ACTGGATACCAAATATAACCAGCACCCCGGCACCATAGGTCCGCAGAACGTAGCCTAAAGCGTTGCCTATAAAATTGTTCGCATCGAAGTATAGAAGAACCCCGAAACAGGCGAACAAAAGACCCACAATTACGATTAAAAACCTAACTCGGTTAGGCTCCTTCTCGATAGCTCTCGCTAGCATTCCGATCGGCGCATCTAGAAAATTCTTATCCGTTGCGATGGTATGGGTCTGGAGAATGTAGGTCAGCGGAAACGTGATCAAAAACAACGGTAGTATGGGCCAAGCGCGGGTGATCACGTCTTTGACTGAGAACATCGAAATCCACTCGCCGCCGACTACGCTCAGAAAACCTTCAGTGAAGATCATGGCTGCCGTCAGTGTGGCGGCAGTAGCGAGCGGAAGCGCGCCTAGAAACATTTCGAATAAAGGCTTTCCGGTCATTTCTCGCGACGTCATGCCACCCTCCCCGAGCCCTTATGCTGCACGATAGTTGAACAGTGTGGTCACGATCAATTGCCGCTAGAGGGTGCCATCCATCCCACTAAATTATCTTGACCGCGCTTGAAGCCAACTTCCGACTAGGGTCGGCGCCTACCGTCGGCGTCGTGCCGACGCGCCGACCCTCAGTCGCCACACAAAGCTTGAGCCCCACGGTCGGATAAGGTTCGACCCTCATCCACCCCCCGGAAAGGACCCGCGCATGATCACCGTTTGGGGCGGACAGACTTCGCGATCGATGCGGGTCGTGTGGGTGCTGGAGGAGATGGACCTGCCCTATCGCGTGCGGCAGGTGGACATGCTGGCGCCCGAGCAGGACCCCGAATTCCTGGCGATCAACCCCGCCAACTACATCCCGGCGATCCAGGACGGCGAGGTCGTCATGGTCGAGTCGATCGCGATCATGGAGTACCTGATGGCTCGCTATGGGCCGACGCCGCTGGCGCCCGCGCCTCGGGATGCCGCCTTCCCCGCCTATCAGCAATTTCTGCACCTGGGCGAAGCCGGCCTCGCGACCCTGATGATGCCCGTCGTGGTCAGCCGCTTCATCGCGCCCGAGGCCGAGCGCGAGAACTGGGGCGCGACCTGGTGCCTGCGGTCGTTCCAGAAGCGGCTGCAGCTGGTCAGCCAAAGGCTTGCACACTCGCCCTACCTGGCCGGCGAGGCCTTCACGGCCGCCGACATCTCGGTGACCTACGCCCTGAACCTGGGCCAAAGGACCTGCGGGATCACCCTGGGCGAGGTCGAACAGGCCTATCTGGCCCGCACCACGGGTCGCGACGCCTATAAGAGGGCCGTGGAGCGTTCGCACGAAGGGGTGAACACCTGACGCCCGCCTCCTAGGTCGAGACACGCGTGATCGGCGTTCTGCGGGAACGTCCGGCCATCCGGGGCGTCGGAGCATTGTGTGACGATTTCAGGCTAGAAAGTCTTTTTGACTCTTCCGTCAAAAGACTTCACCAGGGCCCAGATACACCAAACCCGCCGCGGGGGATAATCGCGACGGGCTGGCTATTTCTCGATCATTCGATCTAGGCGGGCGTTTCCTCCCCGAAACGCCGAAGAACGGGAGCTCTCTGTTGGGCTCGTTTCGTCCTTGCATCCTGTAGAAACGTCAAATTCATGACGGTGTCAACGCGGCAAATCCCTTTTTCGCAAAGGTTCCGCCGAATTTTTGACGCGAGTGGCGTTGTTTGGACCCGAAAGTCGATTTTACCTCGTGAATCGATGTTTTATTTTGACTATCTCGTCAAAACTTAACGAACGAGCGCGGCCGTGAAGCGGTCCAGCACGGCCGAGCGCGACTCGAACACATAGTCCGGACGCGACACGGTGACGGGCTCGACCCCGGCGGCGGCCAGGGCGGCGGCGGCGTCGAACAGGTCGCCGGTCGCCAGCAGGGCGCCGTTGGCCCGGCGCGAACCGCCCTTGGCGACGAAGGCCGCCACCGCCGCCTGCCCCGCCGCGTCCTGCTCGGCCGGCCAGACCAGGGTCGCCAGCTTGCCCGCCCGCCCCTTGGCCTCGACCACGGCCAGCAGGCGCTTGAGGCTTTCGAGCTGCTCCGGCGTCCAGGCGGTGATCAGCGAGGCGGTCAGTTGGGCCTGGCTCTTGAGGATCACGCCGTCCGACAGGATCTTCAGGCCATTGGCGGCCAGGGTCGCGCCGGTGGTGGTGATGTCCACGACCAGCTCCGCCGCGCCGGCGGCCGGAGCGCCCTCAGTGGCGCCGCTGCTCTCGACGATGCGGTAGTCGGCGACGCCGTGGCGGGCGAAGAAGGCGCGGGTCTGGGTGACGTACTTGGTCGCCACCCGCAGGCGGCGGCCGGTCTTGGCCAGGTGCAGGTGCCCGACCTCGTCGACATCGGCCATGGTGTCGACGTCCAGCCAGTTCTTGGGCGCGGTCACCACCAGGTCGGCGCGGCCAAAGCCCAGGGCCCGCAGCAGCATGACCCGGCTGTCCATGTCGTCGCCGCGCTCGCGCAGCAGGTCCTCGCCCGTGACGCCTAGGTGCAGGTCGCCGCTGTCGAGGCCGGCGGCGATGTCGCCCGCCGACAGCAGACGCACCGAGACGCCCGGCAGGCCGGCCAGCTCGGCCGAATAGCCGCGCGCGCCGCCGGTCATTTCCAGCTTGAAGCCGCAGTCGGCCAGCCAGGCCTCGACCTGGTCCTTCAGGCGGCCTTTCGAAGGGATCGCGAAGATCATGGAGCCGCTCATTCGCCGCCTCCCGCATAGGCGCGCGCCGGACGGACCATGCAGCCCACCGCGCCGGTGTTGGTGGTCACGCCCAGCTTCGAGGGCAGGCCGTCATAGCGGCCGCCGGCGGCGACGGGCCGCTCAGCGCCAAGAGCAGCCGAATGCACTTCGAACAGGTAGCCGTCGTAATAGCCGAAGGCCCGGCCGAAGGCGGCGGCCAGGGTGGCCTTGTCCAGCGGGACGCCGCGTTCGGCCATGCCCGACAGGCGCGCGCGCCAGCCGGCGATGGCGGCCTTCAGGCTCGCGTCGTTGGGTCCCGCCAGGGCGGCGATGGCGTCCAGCGCCGCGTCCGGACGATCGGAGACGGCGAGGAAGGCGCGGACCTTGTCGGCCTGTTCCGCGTCCAGACGACCGGCCTTGGCGGCCTCGGCTTTCTCGACCAGGCGGTGGGCGATCTCGGCGGGGCGGCGGCCGCCGACGGGCTCGACGCCGGCCAGGGACCACAGCTCCTGCAGCACGGCGGAAGCCTCGCTCTCGGGCAGGCCGGCCAGCAGCGAGGCGATCCGCGACTGCTCGCTGGAGAGAGTGGAGACGTCGCCGTCCAGCTCGGCCTTCAGCTGGCGCGGCTTGGCGAAGGCGCGCTTGAGCCGGGCGGCCAGCGGCGGCGCCAGGTCCAGGCTGTCGACGAAGGCGGCGAACAGCGAGACGTCGCCGAGGATCATCGACAGGTCCGACCGGCCGCCAGCGACGGCGCTCGCCCAAGCAAGGGAAGCGATCTCGGCGTCGGCGGCCACGGGGTCGCCCG contains the following coding sequences:
- a CDS encoding glutathione S-transferase family protein translates to MITVWGGQTSRSMRVVWVLEEMDLPYRVRQVDMLAPEQDPEFLAINPANYIPAIQDGEVVMVESIAIMEYLMARYGPTPLAPAPRDAAFPAYQQFLHLGEAGLATLMMPVVVSRFIAPEAERENWGATWCLRSFQKRLQLVSQRLAHSPYLAGEAFTAADISVTYALNLGQRTCGITLGEVEQAYLARTTGRDAYKRAVERSHEGVNT
- the hisG gene encoding ATP phosphoribosyltransferase — encoded protein: MSGSMIFAIPSKGRLKDQVEAWLADCGFKLEMTGGARGYSAELAGLPGVSVRLLSAGDIAAGLDSGDLHLGVTGEDLLRERGDDMDSRVMLLRALGFGRADLVVTAPKNWLDVDTMADVDEVGHLHLAKTGRRLRVATKYVTQTRAFFARHGVADYRIVESSGATEGAPAAGAAELVVDITTTGATLAANGLKILSDGVILKSQAQLTASLITAWTPEQLESLKRLLAVVEAKGRAGKLATLVWPAEQDAAGQAAVAAFVAKGGSRRANGALLATGDLFDAAAALAAAGVEPVTVSRPDYVFESRSAVLDRFTAALVR